The following are encoded in a window of Fusarium verticillioides 7600 chromosome 6, whole genome shotgun sequence genomic DNA:
- a CDS encoding phospholipid-translocating ATPase yields the protein MTTTTTSDGHLDPQALSATQRSRWATQRKSVNSSNNKRNSLLERMGHKKTGSNEKNPPSDGSDPHGDDGQPPQANPEDLNGGEADEDHENRTLFFNQPLPEELLDENGHPTQVFTRNKIRTAKYTPLSFVPKNLWFQFHNVANIFFLFLVILVIFPIFGGVNPGLNAVPLIFIIAVTAIKDAIEDYRRTILDIELNNAPVHRLRNWNNVNVLEGDVSMWRQFKKANSKFFGSIWRATQSLWSKKAKEERAKRKAGPAEDDAPRPSVETHRTRQSMRQSIASPFTGRESFMSAREDIQMTPVPSPSPQATPAQFEMPDQQDAKRAAALSQMKSDIINYNHPPSGARFQKDTWKSLVVGDFVRIYNDEELPADVIILSTSDPDGGCYVETKNLDGETNLKVRQALRCGRGLKHARDCERAEFVIESEGPQPNLYKYNGAIKWKQNVPGYLDDEPEDMTEPITIDNLLLRGCNLRNTEWIVGVVVYTGHDTKIMMNAGITPSKRARIAREMNFNVVCNFGILLIMCLLAAIINGVAWAKTDASLHFFDFGSIGGKPAMSGFITFWAAIILFQNLVPISLYITLEIVRTLQAIFIYSDVEMYYEPIDQPCIPKSWNISDDVGQIEYIFSDKTGTLTQNVMEFKKATINGQPYGEAYTEAQAGMQKRLGIDVEKEGERVRAEIADAKVRALAGLRKIHDNPYLHDEALTFIAPDFVSDLSGESGPEQQAANEYFMLALALCHTVMAEKVDGDKPKMIFKAQSPDEEALVATARDMGFTVLGSSGEGINLNVMGQDRHYQILNTLEFNSSRKRMSSIVRMPDGRIVLFCKGADSIIYSRLKRGEQKELRKTTAEHLEMFAREGLRTLCIAHKEVSEQDYRAWKKEHDAAASALEEREEKLESVAELIEQDLYLIGGTAIEDRLQDGVPDTIALLGNAGIKLWVLTGDKVETAINIGFSCNLLNNDMELIHLKVDEDETGEITDETFFDMAERLLDDNLQTFGITGSDHDLALAKKNHEPPAPTHGLVIDGFTLRWVLNDRLKQKFLLLCKQCKSVLCCRVSPAQKAAVVAMVKNGLDVMTLSIGDGANDVAMIQEADVGVGIAGVEGRQAAMSSDYAIAQFRFLQRLVLVHGRWSYRRLAESISNFFYKNMVWTFSIFWYEIYCDMDMTYLFDYTYILMFNLFFTSVPVAIMGVLDQDVSDKVSLAVPQLYRRGIERLEWTQLKFW from the exons ATgaccacaacaacaacctctgACGGCCACCTTGACCCGCAGGCCCTCAGTGCCACCCAAAGATCGCGATGGGCCACACAAAGAAAGAGTGTCAACAGCAGTAACAACAAACGCAATTCTCTGCTCGAGCGTATGGGACATAAGAAGACAGGTTCCAATGAGAAGAATCCCCCCTCCGACGGATCCGACCCTCACGGTGACGATGGCCAACCGCCCCAAGCAAACCCCGAAGACCTGAATGGTGGTGAGGCGGACGAGGATCACGAGAACCGCACCTTATTCTTCAACCAGCCACTGCCTGAAGAGCTTTTGGATGAAAACGGACATCCCACTCAAGTCTTCACGCGAAATAAAATCCGAACAGCCAAATATACGCCTCTATCATTCGTTCCTAAAAACTTGTGGTTCCAATTCCACAACGTTGCTAATATatttttcttgttcttggttaTCCTGGTC ATCTTCCCGATTTTTGGTGGTGTCAATCCAGGTCTCAACGCCGTTCCGTTGATTTTCATTATTGCAGTAACTGCTATCAAGGATGCCATCGAGGATTACCGACGAACTATTCTCGACATCGAACTCAACAATGCTCCTGTCCACCGCTTACGAAACTGGAACAACGTCAATGTTTTGGAGGGCGACGTTTCCATGTGGCGTCAATTCAAGAAGGCCAATTCGAAATTCTTCGGTTCTATCTGGCGAGCAACTCAATCTCTGTGGTCCAAGAAGGcgaaggaagagagggcgAAGCGGAAGGCCGGCCCTGCGGAGGATGATGCGCCTCGGCCTTCAGTCGAGACGCACCGAACTCGTCAATCCATGAGACAGTCCATTGCATCGCCTTTCACCGGCCGTGAGTCCTTCATGTCCGCCCGAGAGGACATTCAGATGACTCCTGTTCCGTCACCTTCACCTCAGGCCACACCTGCACAATTTGAGATGCCCGACCAGCAAGATGCCAAGCGCGCAGCAGCTTTATCGCAGATGAAGTCTGATATTATCAACTACAACCACCCCCCATCCGGTGCCCGATTTCAAAAGGATACCTGGAAGAGTCTCGTCGTTGGCGATTTCGTTCGTATATATAATGACGAAGAATTGCCCGCGGATGTCATCATCCTATCTACCTCCGATCCTGATGGAGGTTGCTATGTCGAAACCAAAAATCTGGACGGCGAAACTAACCTGAAAGTCCGTCAGGCTTTGCGTTGCGGCCGAGGTCTAAAGCATGCCAGAGACTGCGAACGTGCAGAGTTTGTGATCGAAAGCGAGGGACCTCAGCCAAACCTCTACAAGTATAACGGTGCCATCAAGTGGAAGCAGAATGTCCCCGGCTATCTCGACGACGAGCCCGAGGACATGACGGAACCTATTACCATCGACAATCTCCTCCTACGTGGATGCAACCTCCGGAATACTGAGTGGATTGTTGGTGTAGTTGTTTACACCGGACATGACACCAAAATCATGATGAACGCCGGTATCACTCCTAGTAAGCGTGCTCGCATTGCTCGAGAGATGAACTTCAATGTCGTGTGTAACTTTGGTATCTTGCTTATCATGTGTTTGCTCGCCGCTATAATAAACGGCGTGGCATGGGCAAAGACAGATGCGTCTCTTCACTTCTTCGACTTCGGATCCATTGGTGGCAAACCAGCTATGAGCGGATTTATCACTTTCTGGGCTGCAATCATTCTGTTTCAGAACTTGGTGCCCATTTCACTCTATATCACCCTGGAAATTGTGCGAACCTTGCAGGCTATCTTTATCTACAGCGATGTGGAGATGTACTATGAGCCGATCGATCAACCATGCATTCCCAAGTCATGGAATATTTCGGACGATGTTGGCCAAATCGAATACATCTTTTCCGACAAAACCGGTACTCTCACGCAAAACGTCATGGAGTTCAAGAAGGCAACGATCAATGGACAGCCATATGGAGAAGCTTACACGGAAGCTCAGGCAGGAATGCAGAAGCGACTTGgcattgatgttgagaaggaagGAGAGAGGGTTCGCGCCGAGATTGCTGACGCCAAGGTTCGGGCGCTTGCTGGTCTTCGCAAAATTCACGACAACCCATATCTTCACGACGAGGCTTTGACATTCATTGCTCCTGATTTCGTTTCCGATCTCTCTGGTGAGTCAGGCCCCGAGCAGCAGGCAGCCAACGAGTATTTCATGCTAGCCCTGGCTCTCTGTCATACTGTAATGgctgagaaggttgatggCGACAAACCAAAAATGATTTTCAAGGCACAGTcaccagatgaagaagccttggTTGCCACTGCTCGTGATATGGGTTTCACTGTTCTCGGAAGCTCTGGTGAAGGCATCAATCTGAACGTGATGGGCCAGGACCGACATTATCAAATTCTTAACACACTTGAATTCAACTCTAGTCGAAAGCGAATGAGTTCAATTGTCCGGATGCCTGATGGTCGCATCGTTCTCTTCTGCAAAGGTGCAGACAGCATCATCTACTCTCGCCTGAAACGAGGCGAACAGAAGGAGCTCAGAAAGACGACTGCTGAGCATCTCGAAATGTTTGCCCGGGAAGGTCTTCGAACACTGTGTATTGCCCACAAGGAAGTTTCCGAGCAGGACTACcgagcttggaagaaagaacaCGAtgcagctgcttctgctctcGAAGAGCGGGAAGAGAAGCTAGAATCAGTGGCCGAGCTGATTGAACAAGATCTCTACCTTATTGGTGGTACCGCCATCGAGGATCGTTTACAAGATGGGGTACCCGACACAATTGCTCTCTTGGGCAATGCTGGCATCAAGCTTTGGGTTCTCACTGGCGACAAAGTTGAGACTGCTATTAATATCGGCTTCTCTTGTAACCTTCTGAACAACGACATGGAACTGATTCACCTCAaggtcgacgaggacgagacaGGCGAGATCACCGACGAGACCTTCTTTGACATGGCAGAAAGACTATTGGATGACAACCTTCAGACATTTGGCATTACTGGTAGCGATCATGATCTCGCgcttgccaagaagaaccaCGAACCGCCTGCCCCAACCCACGGACTTGTCATTGATGGTTTCACACTCCGATGGGTACTCAACGACCGCCTGAAGCAAAAGTTTCTCCTGCTCTGCAAGCAGTGCAAGTCGGTTCTCTGTTGTCGAGTCAGTCCTGCGCAGAAGGCTGCCGTTGTGGCTATGGTCAAGAACGGTCTCGATGTCATGACCCTTTCCATTGGTGACGGTGCCAACGATGTTGCCATGATCCAGGAAGCCGATGTTGGTGTCGGTattgctggtgttgaaggccGTCAAGCGGCCATGTCTTCTGACTATGCTATTGCTCAATTCCGATTCCTTCAGAGACTGGTGCTCGTCCATGGTCGATGGTCATACCGCCGTCTGGCAGAGAGTATCAGCAATTTCTTTTACAAGAACATGGTCTGGACCTTTTCCATTTTCTGGTACGAGATCTATTGTGATATGGATATGACATATCTCTTCGACTACACATACATTCTCATGTTTAACCTCTTCTTTACTTCGGTCCCTGTCGCTATTATGGGTGTTCTGGATCAGGACGTGTCTGACAAGGTATCGTTGGCTGTTCCTCAGCTCTACCGACGAGGTATCGAGCGACTGGAGTGGACC